In Aedes albopictus strain Foshan chromosome 3, AalbF5, whole genome shotgun sequence, the following are encoded in one genomic region:
- the LOC109421757 gene encoding golgin subfamily A member 1, whose translation MFASLKNKIKEETGSDVSSLPPRSSQVDNMSMVSGQRFRRSRGESLTSMASMDELSLLEQKDAELSATRIQLQELAVQCNELKEQMRSYEEEKIRLEEANKLLEESMKVAQVQKDLLCEEQDKIQNLQQQEISKLKSMLLFREQEAVDRISHQKAAEQQVESLKQELGRVRGIEPMIEDLQDELENIRHSTSIEKNNLRSTLATVEEENRHLKSRIQVLEESRASLTTGTTDDKFRALLQERKLLEQRLEATHLHLSDIKSTWSGRNLALETQVNRLSRQVAEETRERHSALKLKDDLIEKVKQLEFELEKTRNEVTQRDNKITLMSEEIDELNSALREAREQHEEEVTFMNCKLEQLQGEMNNIKTNLTETEQRLLESLEGSDRSMNSYKSQILQLEDSVRALDGQLSMEKQEKLSILMKNAEISQKEEILRTELRQEQEESQELHERATLLQRELDKKLNTVNELRKQIDELMSTNLEQNAKLASLDSLHAELIDKNKIIKILNQRLVDMKKTLQEEINNNNNNTTTLSPHSKYPDHIYERANSREKQEPAGPKQQNGAISHASSNNCSNSSHISNNSVATNPHADQNGTQKASSGTIVMDEVNFRYLKHVIIKFLTSREVEARQLVKAVATLLQLSYEEEKLLQNTLTWKMSWFGSRRGQHSQISLSTIPPS comes from the exons ATGTTCGCTTCGTTGAAGAACAAGATCAAGGAGGAGACCGGAAGCGATGTTAGTTCATTGCCACCGAGGAGCTCGCAGGTGGACAACATGTCGATGGTGTCCGGTCAGCGGTTCCGGAGGAGCCGGGGAGAATCGTTGACCAGCATGGCATCGATGGATGAGTTGAGTCTGCTGGAGCAGAAGGATGCTGAACTCAGTGCGACAAGGATTCAGTTGCAGGAGCTGGCCGTTCAATGCAACGAACTGAAAGAGCAGATGCGCTCGTACGAGGAAGAGAAGATCCGGCTGGAAGAGGCTAACAAGCTGCTGGAGGAGTCGATGAAGGTGGCGCAGGTGCAGAAGGACTTGCTCTGTGAAGAGCAGGACAAGATCCAGAACCTGCAGCAGCAGGAGATCTCGAAGCTGAAAAGTATGCTGTTGTTCAGAGAACAGGAAGCGGTCGATCGGATATCGCACCAGAAGGCGGCCGAGCAGCAGGTGGAAAGCTTGAAGCAAGAGCTCGGACGGGTGCGAGGGATTGAACCGATGATCGAGGATTTACAG gacGAGCTCGAAAACATTCGGCACTCAACCAGCATCGAAAAGAATAACCTCCGATCGACGCTGGCAACCGTCGAAGAGGAGAACCGACACCTTAAAAGCCGTATTCAAGTCTTAGAGGAAAGCCGCGCATCGCTCACAACCGGGACCACCGATGACAAGTTCCGCGCCCTGCTGCAGGAGCGAAAGTTGCTCGAACAACGCCTCGAAGCAACCCATCTGCACCTGTCGGACATCAAGAGCACCTGGAGCGGTCGGAACCTGGCCCTGGAAACGCAAGTCAATCGACTCTCCCGACAGGTCGCCGAAGAAACCCGCGAAAGACATAGTGCTCTCAAGCTCAAAGACGATCTCATCGAAAAAGTCAAACAACTGGAGTTTGAGCTGGAAAAGACTCGAAACGAAGTCACCCAAAGGGACAATAAG ATTACATTAATGAGCGAAGAAATCGACGAGCTGAATTCCGCTCTGAGGGAGGCCCGGGAGCAGCATGAAGAGGAAGTGACGTTCATGAACTGCAAGCTC GAACAACTTCAGGGAGAGATGAACAACATCAAAACCAATCTCACCGAAACCGAGCAGAGGTTACTGGAATCACTGGAAGGCTCCGATCGGTCCATGAACTCGTACAAATCGCAGATCTTGCAACTGGAGGATAGCGTGCGTGCACTGGATGGGCAACTGTCGAT GGAGAAACAAGAAAAACTGTCGATATTGATGAAAAATGCGGAAATCTCTCAGAAAGAGGAGATTTTGCGAACGGAGCTTCGACAAGAACAGGAAGAATCACAAGAACTGCACGAGAGGGCGACTCTACTGCAAAGGGAGTTAGATAAAAA ATTGAACACCGTTAACGAGCTTCGCAAGCAAATCGACGAGTTGATGAGCACCAATCTCGAACAAAATGCGAAACTTGCTTCGCTAGATAGCCTACACGCGGAACTGATCGATAAAAATAAG ATCATAAAAATCCTAAACCAACGGCTAGTCGACATGAAGAAAACTCTACAGGAGGAGATaaacaataataacaacaatACCACAACgctctcaccacattccaaatatCCCGATCACATCTACGAACGGGCCAACTCGAGGGAAAAACAGGAACCTGCTGGACCCAAACAGCAAAACGGTGCCATTAGTCACGCTAGTAGTAACAACTGTAGTAATAGTAGCCATATTAGTAACAATAGCGTCGCCACTAATCCCCACGCCGATCAAAACGGCACCCAGAAAGCCAGCAGTGGGACGATCGTCATGGATGAAGTGAATTTTCGCTATTTAAAACATGTGATAATAAAATTTCTCACTAGTCGAGAG GTGGAAGCGCGACAACTTGTCAAAGCCGTGGCAACGCTGCTTCAGCTGTCCTACGAGGaggagaaacttctccagaacaCGCTCACGTGGAAGATGAGCTGGTTCGGCAGCCGACGTGGTCAGCATTCTCAGATCTCCCTGTCAACGATACCACCAAGTTAA